In Erigeron canadensis isolate Cc75 chromosome 6, C_canadensis_v1, whole genome shotgun sequence, the following are encoded in one genomic region:
- the LOC122603247 gene encoding plant intracellular Ras-group-related LRR protein 4-like, which produces METVGKSVDEVLAEIMRIHRSLPERPEIEEIEGAQILIKNLETEEQAKIENINRQKKRKDVPDELFSVLIEMQKCLVRFQIEEQKKEAVKLLDREHYHQVFDELIQRASSCCGSASNGTVSGASTSSSNSLSYGLPSSVSVAAKPVSSLYYDKENVGKSSDLLVTRDDSYVSKSKSVFNGDGLRTGFQSSDVSRPKIVDSTLTPAINSEQEGVKLNLMKLASLIEVSAKKGTKELNLQSKLMDQIEWLPDSIGKLSTLITLDLSENRLVTLPSSISGLSSLTKLDLHSNKIIELPESLGDLLNLVFLDLRANQLSSLPASLSRLFRLQELDLSSNSLSVLPESVGSLVSLQKLNIETNDIEEIPHIIGQCVSLKELLADYNKLKALPEAIGKLDSLEVLSVRYNNIGRLPTTMSSLTKIKELNVSFNELESVPESLCFATTLVKINVSNNFADLRSLPRSIGNLENLEELDMSNNQIRVLPDSFRMLSKLRVLKTEGNPLEAPPRDVLDKGAQAVVIYLNELHEKKDEKVQPVKKKKSWAQKFFSISNKRKRITLST; this is translated from the exons ATGGAGACGGTTGGGAAATCAGTAGATGAAGTGTTAGCAGAAATAATGAGAATTCACAGATCGCTTCCAGAGCGACCTGAAATTGAAGAAATTGAAGGAGCACAAATTCTAATAAAAAATCTAGAAACCGAAGAACAAGcgaaaatagaaaatataaataggCAAAAAAAGCGAAAAGATGTACCTGATGAACTGTTTAGTGTGTTAATAGAGATGCAAAAGTGTTTAGTTCGGTTTCAAATTGAAGAACAGAAAAAAGAGGCGGTTAAATTGTTGGATCGTGAACATTACCACcaggtgtttgatgaattgattCAACGAGCTTCGAGTTGTTGTGGCTCGGCTAGTAATGGTACGGTATCTGGTGCGTCGACTTCGAGTAGTAATTCGTTGAGTTATGGTTTGCCGAGTTCGGTTAGTGTGGCTGCAAAGCCGGTTTCTAGTTTGTATTATGATAAAGAGAATGTTGGTAAGAGTTCGGATTTGTTGGTTACTAGAGATGATAGTTATGTAAGTAAGTCAAAGTCGGTGTTCAATGGGGATGGGTTAAGAACAGGGTTTCAGTCGAGTGATGTTTCAAGGCCGAAAATTGTGGATTCGACTTTAACACCGGCGATTAATTCTG AACAAGAAGGGGTGAAGTTGAATCTTATGAAGCTAGCGAGTTTGATTGAAGTGTCTGCGAAGAAAGGAACGAAAGAATTAAATCTTCAAAGTAAATTGATGGATCAAATTGAATGGCTTCCTGATTCAATAGGGAAGTTATCAACTTTGATCACATTGGATTTGTCAGAAAATCGGCTTGTTACGTTACCATCTTCCATTTCAGGGCTTTCATCGTTGACGAAACTAGATTTGCATTCTAACAAAATCATTGAACTGCCAGAATCTTTGGGGGATCTTCTTAATTTGGTCTTTCTTGATTTACGGGCAAACCAGTTGTCGTCTCTTCCTGCTAGCTTGAGTCGGTTGTTCCGTCTTCAAGAGCTTGATTTAAGCTCAAATAGCCTATCAGTTCTTCCTGAGTCGGTCGGTTCACTTGTAAGTTTACAAAAGCTTAACATTGAGACCAATGATATTGAAGAAATCCCACATATTATCGGTCAATGTGTATCGCTTAAAGAGCTTCTTGCAGACTATAACAAACTTAAAGCTTTACCAGAAGCCATAGGAAAACTTGACTCGTTGGAAGTACTTTCTGTTCGCTACAATAACATAGGTAGGTTGCCAACCACCATGTCATCTCTGACAAAGATAAAGGAGCTTAATGTCAGTTTTAATGAACTTGAATCGGTGCCTGAAAGCTTATGTTTTGCTACCACCCTTGTGAAAATCAATGTTAGCAACAACTTTGCCGATTTAAGATCCTTGCCGAGATCCATAGGGAACCTTGAGAATTTGGAAGAGTTGGATATGAGTAACAACCAGATAAGAGTCCTTCCAGATTCGTTTAGGATGTTATCAAAGTTACGAGTATTGAAAACTGAAGGGAACCCATTGGAAGCACCACCGCGAGACGTTCTTGACAAAGGCGCTCAG GCTGTTGTCATATACTTGAATGAACTCCATGAAAAAAAGGATGAGAAGGTTCAGCCAGTCAAAAAGAAGAAATCTTGGGCTCAGAAGTTCTTTTCAATATCTAATAAACGCAAGCGGATCACATTGTCTACATGA
- the LOC122605200 gene encoding mitochondrial phosphate carrier protein 1, mitochondrial-like, translating into MKDMKLCEEFTPKYYGICTIGGMLSAGTTHLVITPLDVLKVNMQVNPAKYNSIATTFSTLLREGGLSAFKRGWAGKFYGYGVQGACRFGLYEYFKKLYSNNLKDQNKSLIFFLSSASAEVIANVALCPFEAIKVRVQSQPRFAKGLIDGFPKVYASEGLRGLYKGIIPLWGRNLPFSMIMFSTFEHSVDFLYRYAIKRKKEDCSITQQLGVTCLAGYAAGSIGSIISNPADNIVASLNNKRAGSLMTVVKRIGFQNLFTRSLPIRIMLVGPVVTLQWLFYDTIKVLSGLPTSGHISTDVEATGAKIQLA; encoded by the exons ATGAAAGATATGAAATTGTGTGAAGAATTTACACCAAAATATTATGGGATTTGCACTATTGGAGGAATGCTTAGTGCTGGCACAACACATCTTGTTATTACTCCCCTTGATGTTCTCAAAGTCAATATGCAg GTAAATCCAGCCAAGTATAATAGCATTGCTACAACCTTTTCCACTTTGTTGAGAGAAGGCGGGCTGTCGGCTTTTAAGAGAGGGTGGGCAGGAAAATTCTATGGATATGGTGTTCAGGGCGCTTGCAGATTCGGTCTATATGAGTACTTCAAGAAACTTTACTCAAACAATTTAAAAGACCAAAACAAGAGTCTAATATTTTTCTTGAGTAGTGCATCTGCTGAAGTGATTGCTAATGTCGCACTTTGCCCTTTTGAGGCCATTAAAGTTCGTGTTCAATCTCAACCACGTTTTGCAAAGGGTCTAATCGACGGTTTTCCAAAAGTATATGCATCAGAAGGTCTTCGCGG CTTGTACAAAGGGATCATTCCACTATGGGGTCGTAACTTGCCAT TCTCTATGATAATGTTTTCAACCTTTGAGCACTCGGTGGATTTTCTATACCGTTATgctattaaaagaaaaaaggaagatTGTTCAATCACACAACAACTTGGGGTTACATGTTTAGCTGGATATGCTGCTGGATCGATTGGGAGCATCATTTCGAATCCTGCTGACAATATTGTTGCTTCTCTTAATAACAAAAGAGCGGGCAGTCTGATGACG GTTGTGAAGAGAATTGGGTTTCAGAATCTGTTTACTAGAAGTCTTCCTATTAGGATCATGCTTGTCGGGCCTGTAGTGACTTTACAGTGGCTATTTTATGACACTATCAAGGTGTTAAGTGGCTT ACCAACAAGTGGACACATTAGTACTGATGTAGAAGCCACTGGAGCGAAGATTCAACTTGCTTAA